From the genome of Bactrocera oleae isolate idBacOlea1 chromosome 2, idBacOlea1, whole genome shotgun sequence, one region includes:
- the LOC106627757 gene encoding transmembrane protein 47, which yields MYSRDESGDKLAQQQSQLKQQQQLVFSNNAIANINISGFSSFDSDSIADCSEFDTESVTMDYFKESSQRPSPTKMAPTTTIETITITRPLKVIAFICGVIVVILMIMALASTDWLMAAGWRQGLFVHCIEEDVESPLPFNLHDPPGCYASRDVAYIKATAALCIITLITDVIATILTGLGLRTQNHNVKYKFYRIAVLVMLLSLLAVLSALIIYPVCFAGELNLANRPIWEFGWAYGVGWGAAIFLFGAVVLLLCDKESEEIYYKERKIVHENQMRA from the exons ATGTATAGCAGAGACGAAAGTGGGGATAAGTTGGCTCAGCAACAGTCGCAGctgaaacaacaacagcaattagttttcagcaataatgcaattgcaaatataaatataagtggaTTCAGTTCTTTCGACAGTGATTCTATAGCCGACTGCTCAGAATTTGATACAGAATCGGTTACTATGGATTACTTTAAAGAAag TTCACAACGCCCTTCACCAACAAAAATGgcaccaacaacaactataGAAACCATCACAATCACAAGACCTCTTAAG gTTATTGCATTTATATGTGGTGTTATCGTTGTCATACTCATGATTATGGCATTGGCTTCCACGGATTGGTTAATGGCTGCCGGTTGGCGCCAAGGTCTTTTTGTGCATTGTATTGAGGAAGACGTTGAATCACCGCTGCCCTTTAATTTACATGATCCGCCTGGTTGTTATGCCAGTCGAGACGTCG cataCATTAAGGCCACAGCTGCTCTTTGCATAATAACATTGATCACAGATGTAATTGCCACCATACTTACTGGATTGGGTTTGAGAACGCAAAACCATAatgtgaaatataaattttacagaaTTGCTGTGCTGGTGATGTTATTATCAT tactGGCTGTCTTGTCTGCACTTATAATATATCCAGTATGTTTTGCTGGAGAACTCAATTtgg CGAATCGGCCAATTTGGGAATTTGGTTGGGCCTACGGTGTTGGATGGGGTGCAGCTATCTTCCTATTCGGTGCCGTTGTGCTACTGCTTTGCGATAAAGAGTCGGAGGAGATCTATTATAAGGAGAGAAAAATTGTACATGAAAACCAAATGCGCGCCTAG
- the LOC106627782 gene encoding uncharacterized protein isoform X2: MNTSKPGDYRVTLKVDKNYILWINIATNHIDFKLDDSLGGDMLLLQNDTKPRKNFVSSSKPVNHTIQLRPNDAKLIADKAYEVHTYWFRNCTYIGVINGLSYVAQYTEPDQYYKIEALVVASFEKPPEPITTTTTTTTTTPKPTTTPATTTTTHKPNNDTTTKIPTVNATTVAPRQRRRRGAAAPIPLTSLLAQQTLTVNTTVTDQMHDAATLNTTTKATSKKLALPILMSPMLMDGEPPYNCVSGQLIGHGPKNLTGLFKHYVESKAPISDFKATGQNWLQRGDMMRLQVNFKGSQSLEMCIQVVNAPYNATGNETCRYYFPLEKCEYNYTRFFYESKTVLFFIRNDVSEKLNQVTINIYEAKVQSQLSVVVVPVSFTLIAVILIVFGVSYYLQSRNRFTVEVADFNFGETQSVDMEYKTFQQRLIDSIREVWPWQRRYSEFSSDMEPEFDHSGRIGGAFDNSEQRPNVTDEENENNATTSAGSGNTTIDSNLRYNALT; this comes from the exons ATGAATACAAGCAAACCTGGTGATTATAGGGTCACATTAAAAGtcgataaaaattatatattgtggATAAATATAGCAACTAATCATATTGATTTCAAATTGGATGACTCCCTCGGCGGCGATATGCTGCTACTGCAAAACGATACCAAaccaagaaaaaattttgtttccagCTCAAAGCCGGTCAATCATACAATACAGTTGCGGCCAAACGATGCCAAATTAATCGCGGACAAGGCCTACGAAGTACACACTTATTGGTTCAGAAATTGTACTTACATTGGTGTTATCAATGGACTTAGTTATGTAGCGCAGTACACTGAACCTGatcaatattataaaattgaagCCTTG gtCGTGGCGAGTTTCGAGAAACCACCTGAACCTATAACTACAACAACgacgacgacaacaacaacaccaaaaccTACAACCACGCCTGCAACTACCACCACCACCCATAAACCGAACAATGATACAACAACGAAAATTCCAACTGTAAATGCCACTACTGTGGCGCCAAGGCAACGGCGACGTCGCGGTGCAGCTGCACCGATACCATTAACGTCACTACTTGCGCAGCAAACATTGACTGTCAACACAACTGTGACTGATCAAATGCACGATGCCGCTACTTTGAACACTACCACAAAAGCAACATCTAAAAAACTCGCTTTGCCCATTCTTATGTCGCCAATGCTGATGGATGGCGAACCACCCTACAATTGTGTCAGTGGGCAATTAATTGGGCATGGTCCCAAAAATCTAACCGGCCTGTTTAAACATTACGTGGAATCAAAAG ctcCCATTTCGGACTTCAAGGCTACCGGTCAAAATTGGTTACAACGAGGTGATATGATGCGTCTACAAGTGAATTTCAAAGGCTCTCAGTCGCTGGAGATGTGCATTCAGGTCGTCAACG CTCCATATAATGCCACCGGCAACGAGACTTGCCGTTACTACTTTCCACTCGAGAAATGCGAGTACAATTACACGCGCTTTTTCTACGAGAGCAAAacagttttgtttttcataCGCAATGATGTGTCTGAGAAGCTGAATCAGGTCACCATTAATATATACGAAG caaaAGTGCAATCGCAATTGTCTGTTGTGGTGGTGCCCGTGTCATTCACTTTAATCGCTGTTATTCTAATCGTATTCGGTGTCTCTTATTATTTGCAATCGCGAAATCG tttCACAGTGGAAGTGGCCGATTTCAATTTTGGCGAGACACAATCTGTTGATATGGAGTACAAAACATTTCAGCAGCGTCTTATCGACAGCATACGTGAAGTGTGGCCGTGGCAACGACGCTACTCGGAATTTAGCTCAGACATGGAGCCGGAGTTTGATCACAGTGGACGCATTGGTGGCGCCTTTGATAATAGTGAGCAAAGGCCCAATGTTACTGACGAGGAAAATGAAAACAATGCCACAACTAGCGCTGGAAGTGGCAATACTACTATAGATAGCAATCTCAGATATAATGCATTGACTTAA
- the LOC106627782 gene encoding uncharacterized protein isoform X1, which yields MRTEMPSQKQCINLVLMLSFVLSTLVTADYVEIKSTGSSVIGGTINFSAVLYDDGQVASTGDYMFNWEDNTLAANNVKINTKYPYSNWSVTYPMNTSKPGDYRVTLKVDKNYILWINIATNHIDFKLDDSLGGDMLLLQNDTKPRKNFVSSSKPVNHTIQLRPNDAKLIADKAYEVHTYWFRNCTYIGVINGLSYVAQYTEPDQYYKIEALVVASFEKPPEPITTTTTTTTTTPKPTTTPATTTTTHKPNNDTTTKIPTVNATTVAPRQRRRRGAAAPIPLTSLLAQQTLTVNTTVTDQMHDAATLNTTTKATSKKLALPILMSPMLMDGEPPYNCVSGQLIGHGPKNLTGLFKHYVESKAPISDFKATGQNWLQRGDMMRLQVNFKGSQSLEMCIQVVNAPYNATGNETCRYYFPLEKCEYNYTRFFYESKTVLFFIRNDVSEKLNQVTINIYEAKVQSQLSVVVVPVSFTLIAVILIVFGVSYYLQSRNRFTVEVADFNFGETQSVDMEYKTFQQRLIDSIREVWPWQRRYSEFSSDMEPEFDHSGRIGGAFDNSEQRPNVTDEENENNATTSAGSGNTTIDSNLRYNALT from the exons ATGAGAACGGAAATGCCGAGCCAAAAACAGTGCATTAATCTTGTACTGATGTTATCATTCGTATTGAGCACATTGGTGACAG CTGATTACGTCGAAATAAAAAGCACCGGATCGTCAGTTATTGGTGGCACTATAAATTTCAGTGCTGTGCTATACGATGATGGTCAAGTCGCGAGTACCGGAGATTACATGTTCAATTGGGAGGATAATACGCTAGCCGCTAATAATGTG AAAATCAACACAAAATATCCCTACAGCAATTGGTCCGTAACATATCCGATGAATACAAGCAAACCTGGTGATTATAGGGTCACATTAAAAGtcgataaaaattatatattgtggATAAATATAGCAACTAATCATATTGATTTCAAATTGGATGACTCCCTCGGCGGCGATATGCTGCTACTGCAAAACGATACCAAaccaagaaaaaattttgtttccagCTCAAAGCCGGTCAATCATACAATACAGTTGCGGCCAAACGATGCCAAATTAATCGCGGACAAGGCCTACGAAGTACACACTTATTGGTTCAGAAATTGTACTTACATTGGTGTTATCAATGGACTTAGTTATGTAGCGCAGTACACTGAACCTGatcaatattataaaattgaagCCTTG gtCGTGGCGAGTTTCGAGAAACCACCTGAACCTATAACTACAACAACgacgacgacaacaacaacaccaaaaccTACAACCACGCCTGCAACTACCACCACCACCCATAAACCGAACAATGATACAACAACGAAAATTCCAACTGTAAATGCCACTACTGTGGCGCCAAGGCAACGGCGACGTCGCGGTGCAGCTGCACCGATACCATTAACGTCACTACTTGCGCAGCAAACATTGACTGTCAACACAACTGTGACTGATCAAATGCACGATGCCGCTACTTTGAACACTACCACAAAAGCAACATCTAAAAAACTCGCTTTGCCCATTCTTATGTCGCCAATGCTGATGGATGGCGAACCACCCTACAATTGTGTCAGTGGGCAATTAATTGGGCATGGTCCCAAAAATCTAACCGGCCTGTTTAAACATTACGTGGAATCAAAAG ctcCCATTTCGGACTTCAAGGCTACCGGTCAAAATTGGTTACAACGAGGTGATATGATGCGTCTACAAGTGAATTTCAAAGGCTCTCAGTCGCTGGAGATGTGCATTCAGGTCGTCAACG CTCCATATAATGCCACCGGCAACGAGACTTGCCGTTACTACTTTCCACTCGAGAAATGCGAGTACAATTACACGCGCTTTTTCTACGAGAGCAAAacagttttgtttttcataCGCAATGATGTGTCTGAGAAGCTGAATCAGGTCACCATTAATATATACGAAG caaaAGTGCAATCGCAATTGTCTGTTGTGGTGGTGCCCGTGTCATTCACTTTAATCGCTGTTATTCTAATCGTATTCGGTGTCTCTTATTATTTGCAATCGCGAAATCG tttCACAGTGGAAGTGGCCGATTTCAATTTTGGCGAGACACAATCTGTTGATATGGAGTACAAAACATTTCAGCAGCGTCTTATCGACAGCATACGTGAAGTGTGGCCGTGGCAACGACGCTACTCGGAATTTAGCTCAGACATGGAGCCGGAGTTTGATCACAGTGGACGCATTGGTGGCGCCTTTGATAATAGTGAGCAAAGGCCCAATGTTACTGACGAGGAAAATGAAAACAATGCCACAACTAGCGCTGGAAGTGGCAATACTACTATAGATAGCAATCTCAGATATAATGCATTGACTTAA
- the RNF220 gene encoding E3 ubiquitin-protein ligase Rnf220: METTSETASRLRSGGVAEEYMQCPTCECKLQHWEVKTHFEQEMERLRHLQMKAVREASAELLQQGASNTLAHSEDRRKPWTIFQRVQRNRHSRIRRRTGKRAAPVTDQQCPVCNASFPLEEIQQHAEQCLRRSNGTSNGRDGGSSSNEDDDGEEYEEYEWAGQKRIRVSSMLQGGYAAIGIGQTVTNTASSGSHNSTQGGDEEEEDLNVDEDDTQIYGPAQYVEADVIPPIAEQNGNCADGDVTSYMRRLITCSEGTVLHNSAEELPRTSVDILVATNTETYISQGVEHTEHQDRTKNKLNDNEQQNYPQIIESLKMKLRLFENQAQNKFKCLICLDDYKNPAISVACWHVHCEECWLRSLGARKLCPQCNLITTPKDLRRIYM; encoded by the exons ATGGAGACCACTTCCGAAACAGCTAGTCGATTGCGGTCTGGTGGAGTTGCTGAGGAGTACATGCAATGTCCTACGTGTGAATGCAAACTGCAGCATTGGGAAGTGAAGACACATTTCGAACAGGAAATGGAGCGTTTAAGACATTTGCAAATGAAAGCGGTTAGAGAAGCAAGCGCCGAATTGTTACAGCAAGGCGCCAGTAATACGTTGGCACATAGTGAAGACCGACGAAAACCTTGGACAATATTTCAACGAGTTCAACGAAATCGTCATTCACGTATAAgg CGAAGAACTGGTAAACGAGCAGCACCTGTAACTGATCAACAATGTCCTGTTTGTAATGCAAGTTTCCCATTAGAGGAAATCCAACAACATGCTGAGCAATGTTTACGGCGAAGTAATGGGACAAGCAATGGTCGTGATGGAGGCAGTTCAAGCAACGAAGACGACGATGGAGAAGAGTACGAAGAATATGAATGGGCTGGGCAAAAGCGAATACGTGTATCAAGCATGCTGCAAGGTGGTTACGCCGCCATTGGTATAGGTCAAACTGTTACAAATACTGCAAGTAGTGGCAGTCATAATTCCACTCAGGGTGGTGACGAAGAAGAGGAAGATTTAAATGTAGATGAAGATGACACACAAATTTATGGACCGGCTCAGTATGTAGAGGCTGATGTTATACCACCAATAGCTGAGCAAAATGGCAACTGTGCGGATGGTGACGTAACTAGCTACATGCGACGGCTAATAACTTGTTCTGAAGGAACGGTTTTACACAATAGCGCGGAAGAACTGCCTCGCACGAGCGTTGATATATTGGTAGCTACAAATACCGAGACATACATTTCCCAGGGTGTTGAACACACAGAACATCAAGACCGcaccaaaaataaattgaatgacAATGAGCAACAAAACTACCCGCAGATAATTGAAtcgttaaaaatgaaattacgaCTATTTGAAAATCAAGCGCAGAATAAATTCAAATGTCTGATTTGTCTAGATGATTATAAAAATCCAGCTATTTCGGTTGCATGCTGGCATGTACATTGTGAAGAGTGCTGGCTGCGTTCGTTGGGTGCACGAAAACTTTGCCCACAATGCAATTTGATTACAACGCCAAAAGATTTACGCCGAATTTATATGTGA